From a single Amyelois transitella isolate CPQ chromosome 18, ilAmyTran1.1, whole genome shotgun sequence genomic region:
- the LOC106129212 gene encoding small ribosomal subunit protein uS5m translates to MALKLLSLKHLIVKPVNGLLRHSVQNNITFNLKGFSTTTVTCVNFFNKLPAEKLWKSVTSVSNAGAKKGRGKGAGRIRIRDLNRGQVIGVGKVNMLWPGLSAPVIRGRELLKQQRLPDDPERMEKLIKLRDSMTKFRRLKLSPIERGWSGSRMPGRSIGAPDPVGEDEFVGFDTKVLQLRSLLLMKGSLGRTRNFQAMVVTGNGQGLAGFGLGTAKEAPAALRKAKNRAGQKLMHFEIYNNHTIFHDFFTAFGKTKIFVKKKNEGYGLVCHRAIREICKAIGIKDIWAKVEGSRNLQHIVKAFFIGLLQQRNHQQLAEEKKLHLVEYRAENSYFPKVVASPSVVRTKDEIPKDETLDFTQYVMNDRVILRRKKFPRFYETMPHYKIYLKKYEKYRNHEKIRLNLKVEYGEVKSFLTDKYPEEPQKEA, encoded by the exons atggcattaaaattactttcttTAAAACACCTCATAGTGAAACCAGTAAATGGTTTGTTAAGGCACTCTGTTCAGAATAACATTACGTTTAACCTAAAAGGCTTCAGCACAACTACCGTAACCTGTGTGAATTTCTTCAATAAAC TGCCCGCTGAAAAGTTATGGAAGTCTGTAACCTCGGTCAGTAATGCTGGTGCAAAGAAAGGTCGTGGTAAGGGTGCTGGGAGGATCAGAATCCGTGACTTAAATCGCGGGCAAGTGATCGGAGTGGGGAAAGTCAATATGCTCTGGCCCGGTCTGTCGGCGCCCGTCATAAGAGGCAGGGAATTACTTAAGCAGCAAAGACTGCCTGATGACCCAGAAag AAtggagaaattaataaaattgagagaTTCAATGACTAAGTTTCGGCGTTTGAAGTTGAGCCCTATCGAGAGAGGCTGGTCAGGAAGCCGCATGCCAGGTCGGAGCATTGGTGCCCCAGATCCAGTTGGTGAAG ATGAATTTGTTGGTTTTGATACCAAAGTGCTACAACTCCGATCTTTATTGCTCATGAAAGGAAGTTTAGGAAGAACAAGGAATTTTCAGGCTATG GTGGTAACTGGTAATGGGCAAGGGCTCGCTGGCTTTGGATTAGGGACAGCTAAGGAAGCACCAGCTGCTTTGAGGAAAGCAAAGAATAGGGCTGGACAGAAGTTGATgcattttgaaatatacaataatcacacca tctTCCATGACTTCTTCACGGCATTTGGAAAGACCAAAATATttgtgaagaagaagaatgagGGCTATGGCTTAGTCTGCCACCGAGCCATCAGGGAGATCTGCAAAGCTATCGGCATCAAAGACATTTGGGCGAAAGTTGAAGGTTCTAGAAACCTGCAGCATATTGTCAaggctttttttattggcttaCTACAGCAG agAAACCACCAACAACTAGCTGAAGAGAAAAAACTGCATCTTGTAGAGTACAGAGCAgaaaattcatattttccCAAAGTGGTCGCCAGCCCTAGCGTAGTCCGCACTAAAGATGAAATACCCAAAGATGAGACATTAGATTTCACACAATATGTGATGAATGACCGAGTCATATTGAGAAGAAAGAAATTCCCCCGGTTCTATGAGACGATGCCTCATTATAAAATCTACCTAAagaagtatgaaaaatataggaATCATGAAAAGATTCGTCTCAACCTCAAAGTGGAGTATGGGGAGGTGAAGAGTTTCTTGACGGATAAGTACCCGGAAGAGCCGCAGAAAGAAGCATAG
- the LOC106129611 gene encoding zinc finger protein-like 1 homolog — protein sequence MGLCKCPKRRVTNQFCFEHGVNVCEYCMVTNHPKCIVQSYLQWLRDSDYNPICEICTKNLSEGECIRLTCYHVFHWACAESRYRSLPQTTAPAGYQCPSCATPVFPPQNLVSPVADVLREKLAGVNWARAGLGLPLLSEDQDLKGAAGRRSTSPIDNNQFFSSSVDSQRGTPVGASDDESSSRAPNGTAHSIVQISDEHKMYEGSSIKRSDSLQGGQAPRKSFKSLDQSKPSSNFDHDENKYKQKSTFAWISRWWKNTLPSSRVRRAGGIYRRYWILLFVLIAVMVILLVLSHRDVTEENPFGYIQDDDRMILQKN from the exons ATGGGTTTATGCAAGTGTCCAAAAAGAAGAGTGACAAATCAGTTTTGTTTTGAACATGGGGTGAATGTTTGTGAATATTGTATGGTGACGAACCACCCCAAG TGCATCGTACAATCGTACTTGCAATGGTTGCGAGACAGCGATTATAATCCCATATGTGAAATTTgcacaaaaaatttaagtgaAGGCGAATGTATACGATTAACTTGTTATC ATGTGTTTCACTGGGCTTGTGCGGAGTCTCGGTACCGCTCCCTGCCGCAAACGACCGCTCCAGCTGGCTACCAGTGCCCATCGTGTGCCACTCCTGTGTTTCCTCCACAAAACCTAGTCTCTCCTGTGGCTGATGTTCTGAGAGAGAAACTGGCGGGAGTCAATTGGGCCCGTGCTGGACTTGGTTTACCCTTG TTATCAGAGGACCAAGATCTGAAAGGGGCTGCTGGAAGGCGAAGTACCTCGCCCATAGATAACAATCAATTCTTCTCGAGCTCAGTGGACAGCCAACGAGGGACCCCTGTGGGTGCCAGCGATGATGAGTCTAGCAGCAGAGCACCAAATGGCACAGCACATTCCATTGTTCAAATATCTGATGAACACAAAATGTATGAAGGTTCATCTATCAAAAGAAGTGACAGTTTACAAG gTGGTCAGGCTCCAAGAAAATCATTCAAATCACTGGACCAATCCAAGCCATCAAGCAATTTTGATCATGACGagaataaatacaaacaaaagtcTACATTTGCCTGGATTAGCAGATGGTGGAA gaaTACACTCCCATCATCGCGAGTGAGACGAGCAGGCGGCATCTACAGGCGATACTGGATCTTACTGTTTGTTTTGATTGCTGTCATGGTCATCCTCCTGGTGCTCAGCCATAGGGATGTTACTGAAGAGAACCCGTTTGGATACATACAAGACGACGACCGTATGATACTGcagaaaaactaa